The following are from one region of the Variovorax sp. V213 genome:
- the mpl gene encoding UDP-N-acetylmuramate:L-alanyl-gamma-D-glutamyl-meso-diaminopimelate ligase: MHIHILGICGTFMGGLAALAREAGHRVTGCDAGVYPPMSDQLRSLGIDLIEGFAADQLALSPDMFVVGNVVSRARLPDGTPKFPLMEAILDAGKPYTSGPQWLAEQVLQGRHVLAVAGTHGKTTTTSMLAWVLEATGQAPGFLVGGVPLNFDVSARLGSGKGFVIEADEYDTAFFDKRSKFVHYRPRTAILNNLEFDHADIFDDLAAIERQFHHLVRTVPGTGRLVVNAAEESLQRVLAQGCWSELARFGTGGEWQARGSHDAFDVLRQGEAVARVEWELSGLHNQMNALAAIAAAEHVGVAPADAARALGSFRNVRRRMELRGTVEGSGGAITVYDDFAHHPTAIRTTLDGLRKKLDAAGKQGERILAAFEPRSNTMKLGVMAAQLPWSLEAADRSFCHTAGLDWDAAAALAPMGERAQVAGAIEPLVAQIVAAARPGDHIVCMSNGGFGGVHDKLLAALRATSSTS, translated from the coding sequence ATGCACATTCATATTCTTGGCATTTGCGGCACGTTCATGGGCGGATTGGCCGCCCTGGCGCGCGAAGCGGGCCACCGGGTCACCGGCTGCGACGCCGGCGTGTACCCGCCCATGAGCGACCAGCTTCGCTCGCTCGGCATCGACCTGATCGAAGGCTTCGCTGCCGACCAGCTCGCACTTTCGCCCGACATGTTCGTGGTCGGCAACGTGGTGTCGAGGGCCCGGCTTCCCGACGGCACGCCCAAGTTTCCGCTGATGGAAGCCATCCTCGACGCCGGCAAGCCCTACACCAGCGGCCCGCAATGGCTGGCCGAGCAGGTACTGCAGGGGCGGCATGTGCTGGCCGTGGCCGGCACGCACGGCAAGACCACCACCACCTCGATGCTGGCCTGGGTGCTGGAAGCCACCGGCCAAGCGCCCGGTTTCCTGGTCGGGGGCGTGCCGTTGAATTTCGATGTGTCGGCACGGCTGGGCTCGGGAAAGGGCTTCGTGATCGAAGCCGACGAGTACGACACCGCCTTCTTCGACAAGCGCAGCAAGTTCGTGCACTACCGGCCTCGCACGGCGATCCTCAACAACCTCGAGTTCGATCACGCCGACATCTTCGACGATCTTGCCGCCATCGAGCGCCAGTTCCACCATCTCGTGCGTACGGTGCCCGGCACCGGCCGGCTGGTGGTGAACGCTGCCGAAGAAAGCCTGCAGCGGGTGCTGGCACAAGGCTGCTGGAGCGAACTCGCGCGCTTTGGTACGGGCGGCGAATGGCAGGCCCGCGGCTCGCACGACGCCTTCGACGTGCTGCGCCAGGGCGAAGCAGTGGCCCGGGTCGAGTGGGAACTCTCGGGCCTGCACAACCAGATGAACGCGCTGGCCGCCATTGCGGCCGCCGAGCACGTGGGCGTGGCGCCGGCCGATGCGGCCCGCGCGCTCGGCAGTTTTCGAAACGTCCGCCGCCGGATGGAACTGCGCGGGACGGTCGAAGGCAGCGGCGGCGCGATCACCGTGTATGACGATTTCGCCCACCACCCCACCGCCATCCGCACCACGCTCGACGGTCTGCGCAAGAAGCTCGATGCCGCCGGCAAGCAAGGCGAGCGCATCCTTGCCGCCTTCGAGCCACGCAGCAACACGATGAAGCTGGGCGTCATGGCCGCGCAGCTGCCGTGGAGCCTGGAAGCGGCTGACCGGTCGTTCTGCCACACGGCCGGGCTCGACTGGGACGCCGCCGCGGCCCTCGCTCCCATGGGCGAGCGCGCGCAGGTGGCCGGCGCCATCGAGCCGCTGGTCGCGCAGATCGTTGCCGCGGCACGCCCCGGCGATCACATCGTCTGCATGAGCAACGGCGGCTTCGGCGGCGTGCACGACAAACTGCTTGCGGCACTCCGCGCCACCTCCTCGACATCATGA
- a CDS encoding cupin domain-containing protein: protein MTAMRARELIESLKLQPHPEGGWYSEVFRSAASVVPTDGRAPRSALTSIYFLLEAGQHSRWHRVLSDEVWVHLEGVPLALWTCDAALRTAPAHVRLGPVDAHGTRPQHVVPAGQWQAARPIQGHASGDYTLVACMVGPGFDFADFSLVPPDSDEATAMRHHWPELAGML from the coding sequence ATGACCGCCATGCGCGCGCGGGAACTGATCGAGAGCCTGAAGCTGCAGCCCCACCCCGAGGGGGGCTGGTACAGCGAGGTCTTCCGATCGGCGGCGAGCGTCGTGCCGACCGACGGCCGCGCGCCGCGCAGCGCGCTCACCAGCATCTACTTCCTGCTCGAGGCGGGCCAGCATTCGCGCTGGCACCGGGTGCTGTCGGACGAAGTCTGGGTGCACCTGGAAGGCGTGCCGCTGGCGCTCTGGACCTGCGACGCCGCCCTGCGCACCGCACCGGCCCATGTGCGCCTGGGCCCGGTCGACGCGCACGGCACGCGCCCCCAGCATGTGGTGCCGGCCGGCCAGTGGCAGGCCGCCCGCCCGATCCAGGGCCACGCCAGCGGCGACTACACGCTGGTCGCCTGCATGGTCGGGCCTGGCTTCGACTTCGCCGACTTTTCCCTGGTGCCGCCCGACAGCGATGAAGCCACCGCGATGCGCCACCACTGGCCCGAGCTGGCCGGGATGCTTTAG
- a CDS encoding 3-deoxy-7-phosphoheptulonate synthase yields MSTNTAPTSDSWYASVEKTSKTDDERIKDINVLPPPEHLIRFFPIRGTPVETLIEGTRRNIHNIMAGKDDRLLVVMGPCSIHDPAAALEYARRLKVEREKYAGTLEIVMRVYFEKPRTTVGWKGLINDPYLDESFRIDEGLRIARQLLIDINRLGLPAGSEFLDVISPQYIGDLIAWGAIGARTTESQVHRELASGLSAPIGFKNGTDGNIRIATDAIQAAARGHHFLSVHKNGQVAIVQTNGNRDCHVILRGGKAPNYDAASVEAACKDLEAAKLPPSLMVDCSHANSSKQHQKQIDVAKDIANQIAGGSNRVFGVMVESHLQAGAQKFSPGKDQLSGLEYGKSITDACIGWDDSVQVLDTLSQAVKQRRG; encoded by the coding sequence ATGAGCACGAACACTGCCCCGACCAGCGACAGCTGGTATGCGAGCGTCGAAAAAACCAGCAAGACCGACGACGAACGCATCAAGGACATCAACGTGCTGCCCCCTCCCGAACATCTGATCCGCTTCTTTCCGATTCGCGGCACGCCGGTCGAAACGCTGATCGAAGGCACGCGCCGCAACATCCACAACATCATGGCGGGCAAGGATGACCGGCTGCTGGTGGTCATGGGCCCCTGTTCGATCCACGACCCGGCCGCGGCGCTCGAATACGCCCGCCGCCTGAAGGTCGAGCGCGAAAAATACGCCGGCACGCTCGAGATCGTGATGCGCGTGTACTTCGAGAAGCCGCGCACCACGGTCGGCTGGAAGGGCCTCATCAACGATCCGTACCTGGACGAGAGCTTCCGCATCGACGAAGGCCTGCGCATCGCGCGCCAGCTGCTGATCGACATCAACCGGCTGGGCCTGCCGGCGGGCAGCGAGTTTCTCGACGTGATCTCGCCGCAGTACATCGGCGACCTGATCGCCTGGGGCGCCATCGGCGCGCGCACCACCGAAAGCCAGGTGCACCGCGAACTGGCCTCGGGCCTCTCGGCACCGATCGGCTTCAAGAACGGCACCGACGGCAACATCCGCATCGCGACCGACGCCATCCAGGCGGCGGCGCGCGGGCATCACTTCCTGTCGGTGCACAAGAACGGCCAGGTCGCGATCGTGCAGACCAACGGCAATCGCGACTGCCACGTGATCCTGCGCGGCGGCAAGGCGCCGAACTACGACGCCGCGAGTGTCGAAGCTGCCTGCAAGGATCTCGAGGCCGCCAAGCTGCCGCCCTCGCTGATGGTCGATTGCAGCCACGCCAACAGCTCCAAGCAGCACCAGAAGCAGATCGACGTGGCCAAGGACATCGCCAACCAGATCGCCGGCGGTTCGAACCGTGTCTTCGGCGTGATGGTCGAAAGCCATCTGCAGGCCGGCGCCCAGAAGTTCTCGCCGGGCAAGGACCAGCTCTCGGGCCTCGAATACGGCAAGAGCATCACCGATGCATGCATCGGCTGGGACGACTCGGTGCAGGTGCTCGATACCCTGTCGCAGGCCGTCAAGCAGCGCAGGGGCTAA
- the tldD gene encoding metalloprotease TldD: MISREPTIERLATAQQLLLTPFGLDESHLGKALAEITAHKVDDADLYFQYTRSEGWSLEEGIVKTGSFSIDQGVGVRAVSGEKTAFAYSDDISEASLLDAARTVRSISSAGRTGRVKTATRKIASSRSLYSGIDPISTLDSTAKVKLLEKVEKLARSRDPRVAQVMAGLASEYDVVLVARADGTLAADVRPLVRLSVTVIAEQNGRREVGSGGGGGRFGLAYFNDEQIAEYVDQAVKAALTNLDARPAPAGEMTVVLGSGWPGILLHEAIGHGLEGDFNRKGSSAFSGRIGQRVAAKGVTVLDDGTIADRRGSLNVDDEGNASQRNVLIEDGILKGYIQDSLNARLMKVKPTGNGRRESYAHVPMPRMTNTYMLGGDKDPKEIVASIKKGLYATNFGGGQVDITSGKFVFSASEAYWVENGKIQYPVKGATIVGNGPDALTRVTMIGNDMALDSGVGTCGKEGQSVPVGVGQPTLRIDGLTVGGTA; encoded by the coding sequence ATGATCTCTCGCGAACCCACCATCGAGCGCCTCGCCACGGCGCAACAGCTCCTTCTCACGCCGTTCGGCCTCGACGAATCGCACCTGGGCAAGGCCCTGGCCGAGATCACTGCGCACAAGGTGGACGACGCCGACCTGTACTTCCAGTACACGCGCAGCGAAGGCTGGAGCCTCGAAGAGGGCATCGTCAAGACCGGCAGTTTCAGCATCGACCAGGGCGTCGGCGTGCGTGCGGTCAGCGGTGAGAAAACCGCCTTCGCCTATTCGGACGACATTTCCGAGGCGTCGCTGCTCGATGCCGCGCGCACCGTGCGGTCGATTTCTTCCGCGGGCCGCACCGGCCGGGTGAAGACGGCCACGCGCAAGATCGCGTCGAGCCGGTCGCTCTACAGCGGCATCGACCCCATTTCAACGCTCGACAGCACGGCCAAGGTCAAGCTGCTCGAAAAGGTCGAAAAGCTCGCCCGTTCGCGCGATCCGCGCGTGGCGCAGGTCATGGCGGGCCTCGCGAGCGAGTACGACGTGGTGCTGGTGGCGCGCGCCGACGGCACGCTGGCGGCCGACGTGCGTCCGCTGGTGCGCCTGTCGGTCACCGTGATTGCCGAGCAGAACGGCCGGCGCGAAGTCGGCTCGGGCGGCGGTGGCGGGCGTTTCGGGCTGGCCTACTTCAACGACGAGCAGATCGCCGAATACGTCGACCAGGCCGTGAAGGCCGCACTGACCAACCTCGATGCCCGGCCGGCCCCGGCCGGCGAAATGACGGTGGTGCTCGGTTCCGGCTGGCCCGGCATCCTGCTGCACGAGGCCATCGGCCATGGCCTCGAGGGCGACTTCAACCGCAAGGGCTCGAGCGCGTTCTCGGGCCGCATCGGCCAGCGCGTGGCGGCCAAGGGCGTGACCGTGCTCGACGACGGCACCATTGCCGACCGCCGCGGGTCGCTCAATGTCGACGACGAGGGCAACGCGAGCCAACGCAACGTGCTCATCGAGGACGGCATCCTCAAGGGCTACATCCAGGATTCGCTCAACGCGCGCCTCATGAAGGTCAAGCCCACGGGCAACGGCCGCCGCGAAAGCTACGCCCACGTGCCGATGCCGCGCATGACCAACACCTACATGCTGGGCGGCGACAAGGACCCGAAGGAAATCGTCGCGAGCATCAAGAAGGGCCTGTACGCCACCAACTTCGGCGGCGGGCAGGTCGACATCACCAGCGGCAAGTTCGTGTTCTCCGCGAGCGAAGCCTACTGGGTCGAGAACGGAAAGATCCAGTACCCGGTGAAGGGCGCGACCATCGTGGGCAACGGCCCGGACGCGCTCACCCGCGTGACGATGATCGGCAACGACATGGCGCTCGATTCCGGCGTGGGCACCTGCGGCAAGGAAGGCCAGAGCGTGCCGGTCGGGGTGGGCCAGCCCACCTTGCGCATCGATGGTTTGACCGTAGGCGGCACGGCCTGA
- the rodA gene encoding rod shape-determining protein RodA, which translates to MSAVFNQPSLARRIAPIFQGFDGFLAFAVLLLAFAGLLTMYSSGYDHGSRFADHGRNMLLAGFIMFVVAQVPPQRLMIFAVPLYATGVALLVAVALFGITKKGATRWINVGVVIQPSEILKIAMPLMLAWWFQRREGQLRPLDFVVATVLLAVPVGLIMKQPDLGTSLLVLAAGMAVIFFAGLSWKLIVPPVVIGAIAVTLIVGFESQLCADGVDWRVLHDYQKQRICTLLDPSKDPLGKGFHIIQGMIAIGSGGVGGKGFMQGTQTHLEFIPERTTDFIFAAYSEEFGLVGNLALIAAFILLIFRGLAIAANATTLFSRLLAGAVTMIFFTYAFVNMGMVSGILPVVGVPLPFISYGGTAMVTLGLGLGILMSIARARKLAQN; encoded by the coding sequence ATGTCCGCCGTGTTCAATCAGCCCTCCCTGGCGCGCCGCATCGCGCCCATTTTCCAGGGCTTCGACGGCTTTCTGGCCTTTGCAGTCCTGCTGCTGGCCTTTGCCGGGCTGCTCACCATGTATTCGTCGGGCTATGACCATGGCTCGCGCTTTGCCGACCATGGCCGCAACATGCTGCTGGCCGGCTTCATCATGTTCGTGGTGGCGCAGGTGCCGCCGCAGCGGCTGATGATCTTCGCGGTGCCGCTCTATGCCACCGGGGTGGCGCTGCTGGTGGCGGTGGCGCTCTTCGGCATCACCAAGAAGGGCGCCACCCGCTGGATCAACGTCGGCGTGGTGATCCAGCCCAGCGAGATCCTCAAGATCGCGATGCCGCTGATGCTGGCCTGGTGGTTCCAGCGCCGGGAAGGCCAGTTGCGGCCGCTCGATTTCGTGGTGGCCACGGTGCTGCTGGCGGTGCCGGTGGGGCTCATCATGAAGCAGCCCGACCTGGGCACCTCGCTCTTGGTGCTCGCGGCCGGCATGGCGGTCATCTTTTTCGCCGGGCTGTCGTGGAAGCTGATCGTTCCCCCGGTGGTGATCGGCGCCATTGCCGTGACGCTGATCGTGGGCTTCGAGTCGCAGCTGTGCGCCGACGGCGTCGACTGGCGCGTGCTGCACGACTACCAGAAGCAGCGCATCTGCACGCTGCTCGACCCGAGCAAGGACCCGCTCGGCAAGGGCTTCCACATCATCCAGGGGATGATCGCCATCGGCTCGGGCGGTGTGGGCGGCAAGGGCTTCATGCAGGGCACGCAGACGCACCTCGAATTCATTCCCGAGCGCACCACCGACTTCATCTTTGCGGCGTACTCCGAGGAATTCGGCCTCGTGGGCAACCTGGCGCTGATCGCGGCCTTCATCCTGCTGATCTTCCGCGGGCTGGCCATCGCGGCCAATGCCACCACGCTGTTCTCGCGGCTCCTGGCGGGGGCGGTGACGATGATTTTCTTCACCTATGCCTTCGTCAACATGGGCATGGTGAGCGGCATCCTGCCCGTGGTGGGCGTGCCGCTGCCGTTCATCAGCTACGGTGGCACCGCCATGGTCACGCTGGGGCTGGGCCTGGGGATCCTGATGTCCATAGCCAGGGCCCGCAAGCTCGCCCAGAACTAG
- a CDS encoding sensor histidine kinase — MGLALALLAAARAAAAAPAESPIELRRGTVTTTIDGVTHQAPVELSYHWDRRHAGRPGLADFELPFALATEPSTPWGIFIPRAGNVLEVRLNDALLQAFGDLARGNGADYAKAPIYVPVPGHLLKAGDNRLQIRIRADSARRAGLSRVTIGPATPVRTDLFESAYAWRFTGSVLLTAFSLIVGGIALALWLTQVDAGAVGWRRRDGIYFWAALAEFCWALRVADGVIAEPPLPWGPWGVLMATCYAGWAASAMMFCYHLAGWDGNPRMRWLRWPMAAVVAGTFASSAMALHREQPYWLTGWLALEIVLVTLFVGAFAVATVRRPNAGRLLVAAAALATLGFGTRDWLVIRLSDAYGETTWVRYSSVFFGIALLLIVLRRFHAASVEARGWVATLAERVAQRERELASTFAALEQVARDQARTHERERILRDMHDGVGSHISSAIRQLQSGQASSDELLRTLRDSLDKLKLSIDSIHLPPGDVGALLAALRYRLEPRLAASGIAFEWAVDEVPAVKRLDAQGMRQLQFLLFEAISNVLQHAHAKTLRIEAENLAGAVQLRVVDDGRGFDTSRVPRALSERAATLGARLALESRPGRTVVRLDFG, encoded by the coding sequence ATGGGACTTGCGCTGGCGCTGCTGGCCGCGGCGCGTGCCGCAGCGGCTGCGCCGGCGGAAAGCCCGATCGAACTGCGGCGCGGCACTGTCACCACCACCATCGACGGCGTCACGCACCAGGCGCCCGTCGAGTTGTCCTACCACTGGGATCGCCGGCACGCCGGACGCCCGGGTCTTGCGGATTTCGAGCTGCCTTTCGCGCTGGCGACCGAGCCCTCGACGCCCTGGGGCATCTTCATACCCCGCGCCGGCAACGTCCTCGAGGTGCGGCTCAACGACGCCTTGCTGCAGGCTTTTGGAGACCTGGCCCGGGGCAACGGCGCCGACTATGCCAAAGCGCCCATCTATGTGCCGGTGCCGGGGCACTTGCTGAAGGCGGGCGACAACCGCCTGCAGATTCGCATCCGCGCCGACAGCGCCCGCCGCGCCGGGCTTTCGCGCGTGACCATCGGGCCCGCGACGCCGGTGCGCACCGACCTCTTCGAGAGCGCCTATGCCTGGCGTTTTACCGGCTCGGTGTTGCTGACCGCCTTCAGCCTCATCGTCGGGGGCATCGCACTGGCCTTGTGGCTCACGCAGGTGGATGCCGGTGCGGTCGGATGGCGGCGGCGCGACGGTATCTATTTCTGGGCGGCGCTGGCCGAGTTCTGCTGGGCCTTGCGGGTGGCCGACGGCGTGATTGCCGAGCCGCCTCTTCCCTGGGGCCCTTGGGGCGTGCTGATGGCCACCTGCTATGCGGGCTGGGCCGCGTCCGCCATGATGTTCTGCTACCACCTGGCCGGCTGGGACGGCAACCCGCGCATGCGCTGGCTGCGCTGGCCGATGGCCGCCGTGGTGGCAGGAACCTTCGCGTCGAGTGCCATGGCGCTGCACCGTGAGCAGCCCTATTGGCTCACCGGCTGGCTCGCGCTGGAAATCGTGCTCGTCACGCTGTTCGTCGGCGCTTTTGCGGTGGCGACGGTCAGGCGGCCGAACGCGGGGCGCCTGCTGGTGGCGGCCGCTGCGCTGGCGACACTGGGCTTCGGCACCCGCGACTGGCTCGTGATCCGCCTGAGCGATGCCTACGGCGAGACCACCTGGGTGCGGTATTCGTCGGTCTTCTTCGGCATTGCGCTGCTCTTGATCGTGTTGCGGCGCTTCCATGCCGCGAGCGTCGAGGCGCGTGGCTGGGTCGCGACCCTGGCCGAGCGCGTGGCGCAGCGCGAGCGCGAACTCGCGTCCACCTTCGCGGCGCTGGAGCAGGTGGCGCGCGACCAGGCGCGCACCCACGAGCGCGAACGCATCCTGCGCGACATGCACGACGGCGTGGGTTCGCACATCAGCTCGGCGATCCGGCAACTGCAATCGGGCCAGGCGAGCTCCGATGAACTGCTGCGCACGCTGCGCGATTCGCTCGACAAGCTCAAGCTGTCGATCGATTCGATCCATTTGCCGCCCGGCGACGTTGGCGCCCTGCTGGCGGCATTGCGCTACCGGCTGGAGCCGCGACTGGCGGCCTCCGGCATCGCATTCGAGTGGGCGGTGGACGAGGTGCCCGCGGTGAAGCGGCTCGACGCGCAGGGCATGCGGCAATTGCAGTTCCTGCTGTTCGAGGCCATCTCCAATGTGCTGCAACACGCCCACGCGAAGACGCTCCGGATCGAGGCCGAAAACCTGGCCGGCGCCGTGCAGCTGCGCGTGGTCGACGATGGACGGGGCTTCGACACATCGCGGGTGCCCAGGGCGCTTTCGGAGCGCGCCGCCACGCTCGGCGCCCGGCTGGCGCTTGAAAGCCGACCGGGGCGCACGGTCGTTCGGCTCGATTTCGGCTGA
- a CDS encoding response regulator — protein sequence MLTPMNIEALDAGMTRRWGVLVVEDDSRARAFFEASVQRSPHLFWLGSAGTVQEALSWLAQTTTIPDVLLVDLGMPDGSGLDVIREAVARFPGCEPLVISVFGDEENVLSSIEAGAVGYIHKDAAPEDIAQTIVEMKAGASPISPMIARRVLAKYRSLQLAGTPAAVAAPEAAAGTAAPSLLSAREHEVLTLIARGFSYAEIARLKGLSVHTVQTHIKNLYGKLAVHSKSEAVFEATRLGLLSHPG from the coding sequence ATGCTCACGCCCATGAACATCGAGGCTCTGGATGCGGGAATGACACGCCGTTGGGGCGTGCTCGTCGTCGAGGACGACAGCCGCGCGCGCGCCTTCTTCGAGGCCAGCGTGCAGCGCAGCCCGCACCTGTTCTGGCTGGGAAGCGCAGGCACGGTGCAGGAGGCATTGAGCTGGCTGGCCCAGACCACCACCATCCCCGACGTGCTGCTGGTCGACCTCGGCATGCCCGACGGCAGCGGACTGGACGTGATCCGCGAGGCCGTGGCGCGCTTTCCCGGCTGCGAGCCGCTGGTGATCTCCGTCTTCGGCGATGAGGAAAACGTGCTCTCCAGCATCGAGGCCGGTGCCGTCGGCTATATCCACAAGGACGCCGCGCCCGAGGACATTGCGCAAACCATCGTCGAGATGAAGGCCGGTGCATCGCCCATCTCGCCCATGATCGCGCGGCGGGTGCTCGCCAAGTACCGCAGCCTGCAGCTGGCGGGCACCCCCGCCGCCGTGGCCGCCCCCGAGGCTGCCGCCGGCACCGCGGCGCCCAGCCTGCTCTCGGCTCGCGAGCACGAAGTGCTCACGCTGATTGCGCGCGGGTTCTCCTATGCGGAAATTGCGCGTCTCAAGGGGCTGAGCGTTCACACGGTGCAGACGCACATCAAGAATCTCTACGGCAAGCTGGCGGTGCATTCCAAGAGCGAGGCCGTGTTCGAAGCCACGCGCCTCGGCCTGCTGTCCCACCCAGGCTGA
- a CDS encoding YqiA/YcfP family alpha/beta fold hydrolase, translating into MDPQTTHLLYLHGFRSSPRSTKARLMAQRVAREHPDLQWWCPQLPPSPREAIDMIMKGIADWPRKSMAVVGSSLGGFYATYVAGMTRCRTVLLNPAVHPARDLALYIGDQTTWQDPAEHFYFRPEYIQELRTMEVGALTRPERVLAIIAKGDEALDWHETSARYPDSNIKLLEGGDHALSDFEENHLDDVMAFINPI; encoded by the coding sequence ATGGACCCGCAAACCACTCATCTGTTGTACCTGCACGGATTCCGCTCCTCGCCCCGTTCGACCAAGGCGCGGCTGATGGCGCAGCGCGTGGCGCGGGAGCATCCCGATCTGCAGTGGTGGTGCCCGCAATTGCCTCCTTCTCCACGCGAAGCCATCGACATGATCATGAAGGGCATCGCAGACTGGCCGCGCAAGTCGATGGCGGTGGTGGGCTCCTCGCTCGGAGGCTTCTATGCCACCTACGTGGCAGGCATGACGCGATGCCGCACCGTGCTGCTCAACCCGGCGGTACATCCGGCGCGCGACCTCGCGCTCTACATCGGCGACCAGACGACGTGGCAAGACCCGGCCGAGCATTTCTATTTTCGGCCCGAGTACATCCAGGAGCTGCGCACCATGGAAGTCGGCGCGCTCACACGCCCCGAGCGCGTGCTGGCCATCATCGCCAAGGGCGACGAGGCGCTCGACTGGCACGAAACCTCGGCGCGCTACCCCGACAGCAACATCAAGCTGCTCGAGGGAGGCGACCATGCGCTGTCCGATTTCGAGGAAAACCACCTCGACGACGTGATGGCGTTCATCAACCCCATCTGA